From a single Alloactinosynnema sp. L-07 genomic region:
- the trpS gene encoding tryptophan--tRNA ligase: MTRLSAITPSGHAHLGNHLGAIRRWANQGRPGDLYFVSDLHAMTVSYNPARLRVLSRELLAVLVAAGIEPDQVFVQSDLVRELGALSWILECACSYGEAARMTQFKQKSGTGEPVGTVRLGLLTYPVLMAADILLQGAAEVPVGDDQSQHVELARTLARRFNQTYGEVFTVPTAVMPPTAARVRDLVDPSRKMSKSTQDSVGVVFILDTADLIHRKIKRAVTDSVERMEYRPTEQPGLANLLEILSACTDVAPADLATQYPTYGALKSATAEAVVEELRPIREGAQSLLADPAELDRIRKAGAHRATERGAHRLSSALRLAGVA; the protein is encoded by the coding sequence ATGACCCGCCTGTCCGCCATCACCCCGTCCGGCCACGCCCACCTGGGCAACCACCTGGGCGCCATCCGCCGCTGGGCGAACCAGGGCCGCCCCGGCGACCTGTACTTCGTCAGCGACCTGCACGCGATGACGGTGTCCTACAACCCGGCCCGCCTGCGGGTGCTGTCACGCGAACTCCTCGCGGTCCTCGTCGCCGCCGGGATCGAGCCCGACCAGGTCTTCGTGCAGTCCGACCTGGTCCGCGAACTGGGCGCGCTGAGCTGGATCCTGGAGTGCGCTTGCTCCTACGGCGAGGCCGCCAGGATGACCCAGTTCAAACAGAAGTCGGGCACGGGCGAACCGGTCGGCACCGTCCGCCTCGGCCTGCTGACCTACCCGGTCCTGATGGCCGCCGACATCCTCCTCCAGGGCGCCGCCGAGGTCCCCGTCGGCGACGACCAGTCCCAACACGTCGAACTCGCCCGAACCCTGGCCCGCCGCTTCAACCAGACCTACGGCGAGGTCTTCACCGTCCCGACCGCGGTGATGCCGCCCACCGCGGCCCGCGTCCGCGACCTGGTCGACCCCAGCCGCAAGATGTCGAAGTCCACACAGGACTCAGTGGGCGTCGTGTTCATCCTCGACACCGCGGACCTGATCCACCGCAAGATCAAGCGAGCCGTCACCGACAGTGTGGAGAGGATGGAGTACCGGCCGACCGAACAGCCCGGCCTGGCCAACCTGCTGGAGATCCTGTCCGCCTGCACGGACGTCGCACCCGCCGACTTGGCGACCCAGTACCCGACCTATGGAGCCCTGAAGTCGGCGACGGCGGAGGCGGTGGTCGAGGAGTTGCGTCCGATCCGAGAGGGTGCCCAGTCGTTGCTCGCGGATCCGGCCGAACTCGACCGAATCCGCAAGGCAGGCGCCCACCGAGCCACCGAACGCGGCGCCCACCGGCTGTCATCGGCGCTGCGGTTGGCCGGGGTGGCCTGA
- a CDS encoding YciI family protein: MYVVLITYTAPLEEIDYVLADHSAWIGKQYEAGYFLASGRRDPRTGGVIITRPMNRDKLNALLATDPFALRKLAHYDVIAFTATRTARELAHFNEAIMEHL; this comes from the coding sequence ATGTACGTCGTACTGATCACTTACACGGCTCCGCTGGAAGAGATCGACTATGTGCTGGCCGACCACTCCGCGTGGATCGGCAAGCAGTACGAGGCCGGGTACTTCCTGGCCTCGGGGCGTCGGGACCCGCGCACCGGCGGGGTGATCATCACCCGCCCGATGAACCGGGACAAACTCAACGCGTTGCTGGCGACCGACCCGTTCGCACTGCGCAAGCTGGCGCACTACGACGTGATCGCGTTCACCGCGACGCGGACGGCACGTGAGCTCGCGCACTTCAACGAGGCGATCATGGAGCACCTTTAG
- the typA gene encoding translational GTPase TypA: protein MPTATATAEQTTPGLRRHDLRNIAIVAHVDHGKTTLVDAMLRQSGAFEARAELVDRVMDSGELEREKGITILAKNTAVRRQTPDGPIVINVVDTPGHADFGGEVERGLSMVDGVVLLVDASEGPLPQTRFVLRKALAANLPVVLLVNKVDRPDARIAEVVEETHDLLLDLASELDDLDESVLDLPVVYASARAGRASLTQPADGGLPDSENLDPLFDLLMDKIPAPLADADAPLRALVTNLDASSFLGRIALCRIHAGKIRKGQTVAWMREDGSVSNVRITELLVTEALDRVPAEEASAGELVAIAGIPDITIGDTLADIDNPVALPRLTVDQPAISMTIGCNSSPLQGRSGGSKLTARMLKARLDSELVGNVSIRVLNTERPDTWEVQGRGELALAILVEQMRREGFELTVGKPEVVTRTIDGKLCEPFEKLTVDAPEEFLGAITQLLANRKGRLEHMGGHGSGRIKVEYVVPSRGLIGFRTDFLTETRGTGIANALFEGYHPWAGEIRSRHSGSLVADRQGPVTAYAMLQLADRGTFFVEPGADVYEGMVVGENPRAEDLDVNVTKEKKLTNMRSSSADVMETLARPRKLSLEEALEFCANDECVEVTPEHVRVRKTILDATTRGRTRSREKARDAK, encoded by the coding sequence GTGCCCACAGCGACCGCCACCGCCGAGCAGACCACCCCCGGCCTGCGCCGCCACGACCTGCGCAACATCGCCATCGTCGCGCACGTCGACCACGGCAAGACGACCCTGGTCGACGCCATGCTCCGCCAGTCCGGTGCCTTCGAGGCCCGCGCCGAGCTGGTCGACCGGGTCATGGACTCCGGGGAACTCGAGCGCGAGAAGGGCATCACCATTCTCGCGAAGAACACCGCCGTCCGGCGGCAGACCCCCGACGGCCCCATCGTCATCAACGTCGTCGACACCCCCGGCCACGCCGACTTCGGCGGCGAGGTCGAGCGCGGCCTGTCCATGGTCGACGGTGTCGTCCTGCTGGTCGACGCCTCCGAGGGTCCGCTGCCGCAGACCCGCTTCGTGCTGCGCAAGGCGCTGGCCGCGAACCTGCCCGTCGTGCTGCTGGTCAACAAGGTCGACCGGCCCGACGCGCGCATCGCCGAGGTCGTCGAGGAGACCCACGACCTGCTGCTCGACCTGGCCTCCGAGCTCGACGACCTCGACGAGTCCGTGCTCGACCTGCCCGTCGTCTACGCCTCCGCGCGCGCCGGTCGGGCCAGCCTGACCCAGCCCGCGGACGGCGGCCTGCCAGACAGCGAGAACCTCGACCCGCTGTTCGACCTGCTGATGGACAAGATCCCCGCGCCGCTGGCCGACGCCGACGCCCCGCTGCGCGCGCTGGTCACCAACCTCGACGCGTCGAGCTTCCTCGGCCGGATCGCGCTCTGCCGTATCCACGCGGGCAAGATCCGCAAGGGCCAGACCGTGGCGTGGATGCGTGAGGACGGCTCGGTCTCCAACGTGCGCATCACCGAACTGCTGGTCACCGAGGCCCTGGACCGCGTCCCGGCCGAAGAGGCCAGCGCGGGCGAGCTCGTGGCCATCGCCGGTATCCCGGACATCACCATCGGCGACACGCTGGCCGACATCGACAACCCGGTGGCGCTGCCCCGGCTCACCGTCGACCAGCCCGCCATCTCGATGACCATCGGTTGCAACTCCTCGCCCCTGCAGGGTCGTAGCGGCGGCAGCAAGCTCACCGCCCGCATGCTCAAGGCCCGCCTCGACAGTGAGCTGGTCGGCAACGTCAGCATCCGCGTGCTCAACACCGAGCGTCCCGACACCTGGGAGGTGCAGGGCCGCGGCGAGCTGGCCCTGGCCATCCTGGTCGAGCAGATGCGCCGCGAGGGCTTCGAGCTGACCGTCGGCAAGCCCGAGGTCGTCACCCGCACGATCGACGGCAAGCTGTGCGAGCCGTTCGAGAAGCTGACCGTGGACGCGCCCGAGGAGTTCCTCGGCGCCATCACCCAGCTGCTGGCCAACCGCAAGGGCCGCCTGGAGCACATGGGCGGCCACGGCAGCGGCCGGATCAAGGTCGAATACGTCGTGCCGTCGCGCGGCCTGATCGGCTTCCGCACCGACTTCCTGACCGAGACCCGCGGCACCGGCATCGCGAACGCCCTGTTCGAGGGCTACCACCCGTGGGCGGGCGAGATCCGCAGCCGCCACTCCGGTTCGTTGGTCGCCGACCGCCAGGGCCCGGTCACCGCGTACGCGATGCTGCAGCTGGCCGACCGCGGCACGTTCTTCGTCGAGCCGGGCGCCGACGTCTACGAGGGCATGGTCGTCGGCGAGAACCCGCGCGCCGAGGACCTCGATGTCAACGTCACCAAGGAGAAGAAGCTCACCAACATGCGGTCCTCGTCGGCCGACGTGATGGAGACCCTGGCCCGGCCGCGCAAGCTGAGCCTGGAAGAGGCCCTGGAGTTCTGCGCCAACGACGAGTGTGTCGAGGTCACCCCGGAGCACGTCCGGGTGCGCAAGACCATCCTCGACGCCACCACCCGCGGCCGCACCCGCTCCCGCGAGAAGGCCCGCGACGCGAAGTAG
- a CDS encoding ABC transporter family substrate-binding protein, which yields MRGKSWVLAAMATVCLTACTNAPPPPLVTSEVPRTEVTRPVNLKEAVVGVDSVAGGYNPHKLSDQSTISSALAAVMLPSVFRAAPDGTPQLDTTLMVSAQVTQAEPYTVTYRLRPEAAWSDGAPIAAEDFVYLWEQLRDAPGVVDGVGYRLISNISAREAGRVVEVTFAKPYPGWRSLFSSLLPAHLVKDVPGGWANVLRDNFPVTGGPLAIKSIDRDRGEMILERNDRYWGPPAALDRIVLRKGDGTSIAGALKAGHSQLALTALDAAGIGAVGTLESAVARQTVARPVVATVLLRPISPAMADSRIRAAVAAVVDRAALVKVGTGGGAASTMQANAQVLAPSVPGYVATGPGPGPDPARAESLFAEAGFTRIAGIWTSPVAPLNLVIAAPADHPAYVEMAKELQRQMTAAGVSSRVVTPDAAELFTTLPAVASATDQVDLIVAPLPAGGDPATALATRFGCRPGPDESPAPVPANPIGFCDPAVQPTIDAAMTGTVPLADALAQLEPLLWGRNLTLPLYQEVDDLVVRTDMSGVTPGAPLASPFLGAAAWRRVAK from the coding sequence GTGCGCGGTAAGAGCTGGGTACTGGCGGCGATGGCCACGGTGTGCCTCACCGCCTGCACCAACGCGCCGCCGCCGCCGCTGGTGACCAGTGAGGTCCCGCGAACCGAGGTGACCAGGCCGGTCAACCTCAAGGAAGCCGTCGTCGGGGTCGACAGCGTGGCGGGTGGCTACAACCCGCACAAGCTGTCCGACCAGTCGACCATCAGCAGCGCGCTGGCCGCCGTCATGCTGCCGTCGGTGTTCCGTGCCGCACCCGACGGCACGCCGCAGCTCGACACCACGCTGATGGTGTCGGCGCAGGTCACGCAGGCCGAGCCGTACACCGTCACCTACCGGCTGCGGCCCGAGGCGGCCTGGTCGGACGGGGCGCCCATCGCCGCGGAGGACTTCGTCTACCTGTGGGAGCAGCTGCGGGACGCGCCCGGTGTGGTGGACGGGGTCGGGTACCGGCTGATCTCCAACATCTCCGCGCGGGAGGCGGGGCGGGTGGTCGAGGTGACCTTCGCCAAGCCCTACCCCGGCTGGCGATCGCTGTTCTCCTCGCTGCTGCCCGCGCACCTGGTCAAGGACGTCCCCGGCGGCTGGGCGAACGTGCTGCGCGACAACTTCCCGGTCACCGGGGGGCCGTTGGCGATCAAGTCGATCGACCGCGACCGCGGTGAGATGATCCTCGAACGCAACGACCGCTACTGGGGCCCGCCCGCCGCGCTCGACCGGATCGTGCTGCGCAAGGGGGACGGCACGAGCATCGCCGGGGCGCTCAAGGCCGGGCACAGCCAACTCGCGCTCACCGCTCTCGACGCCGCGGGCATCGGGGCCGTCGGGACGCTGGAGTCCGCCGTCGCCCGGCAGACCGTGGCCCGCCCGGTTGTCGCGACGGTGCTGCTGCGGCCCATCAGCCCGGCCATGGCCGACTCCCGGATCCGGGCGGCGGTGGCCGCCGTCGTCGACCGGGCCGCGCTGGTCAAGGTCGGCACCGGCGGTGGCGCCGCGTCGACCATGCAGGCCAACGCGCAGGTCCTCGCGCCGAGCGTGCCCGGCTACGTGGCCACCGGTCCCGGCCCAGGGCCGGACCCCGCGCGCGCGGAGAGCCTGTTCGCCGAGGCCGGGTTCACCCGCATCGCCGGGATCTGGACCTCGCCCGTCGCGCCGCTGAACCTGGTCATCGCCGCGCCCGCGGACCATCCCGCCTACGTCGAGATGGCCAAGGAACTGCAGCGGCAAATGACCGCGGCCGGAGTGTCCTCGCGGGTGGTCACGCCCGACGCCGCCGAGCTGTTCACCACCCTGCCCGCCGTCGCGTCCGCGACCGACCAGGTCGACCTCATCGTCGCGCCACTGCCCGCGGGCGGCGACCCGGCGACCGCGCTGGCCACCCGCTTCGGCTGCCGTCCCGGCCCGGACGAGTCGCCCGCGCCGGTCCCCGCCAACCCGATCGGCTTCTGCGATCCCGCCGTGCAGCCCACCATCGACGCCGCCATGACCGGCACCGTGCCGCTGGCCGACGCGCTGGCCCAGTTGGAGCCTCTGCTGTGGGGGCGGAACTTGACTCTCCCGCTGTACCAGGAAGTCGATGATCTTGTCGTGCGCACCGACATGTCCGGCGTGACCCCCGGTGCGCCGCTGGCGAGCCCGTTCCTCGGGGCCGCCGCGTGGCGCCGCGTGGCCAAGTGA
- a CDS encoding ABC transporter family substrate-binding protein, with protein sequence MSIRKSTLSAFAAVVGTSLVLSACGGTTDGGGGGGATEPTGDIAAMAIAKGESGDTYTSPEVAQSDATFVVSSDNPFTAYNNAAADANNSYNTFALIKVLSGAYLLDGNNKVLLNKDVMESVEVTATSPSQVVTWKIKEGITWSDGEAWDCDDFYLAWLSQTGKAKDAEDNDIFTAAGTTGYEQIGKVECPKPTEVVTTFDSPFPDYKSLFGISTDILPAHVLEKATGVADVTKLTPTGGDAAALAKVADFWKTKWNGFDAALMPGSAQYTITAFEENNSITLERNPKWNAKPGGPAKIVLRGISDQVAQAQALENGEVQVNSMAQPDANAAERLRGLKSQGVIFGAANGLAFEHFDLNFKNKWLADQAVRKAFMQCVNREELANKLIRPVLENAKPLGSLAFFQGEDGYVDNYAQYKGDAAEAKKTLEGAGYTFGGDGVATKGGEKVSLKISHTDIPRRKQTVELVQSQCKAAGLEIVDDTDPKFLADRVSKGDYDIALFAWSSAPFKSSLKSIYETKGGQNWSAYTNTKVDAAFKDANSNLDVAAGRKSLAEADKMIAEDNYSLPLYQLPNMWAFKGIDKVYFQSYNGALWNANEWVKTS encoded by the coding sequence GTGTCTATTAGGAAATCCACTCTGTCCGCGTTCGCGGCAGTAGTCGGTACGTCGCTCGTGCTGAGCGCCTGTGGCGGGACCACCGATGGTGGTGGCGGCGGCGGGGCGACCGAGCCGACCGGCGACATCGCGGCCATGGCCATCGCCAAGGGCGAGTCGGGCGACACCTACACCTCCCCCGAGGTGGCCCAGTCGGACGCGACATTCGTCGTCTCGAGTGACAACCCGTTCACCGCGTACAACAACGCCGCGGCCGACGCCAACAACTCGTACAACACCTTCGCGCTGATCAAGGTGCTCTCTGGGGCTTACCTGCTCGACGGCAACAACAAGGTGCTGCTCAACAAAGACGTGATGGAGTCCGTCGAGGTCACCGCCACCTCGCCGAGCCAGGTCGTGACGTGGAAGATCAAGGAAGGCATCACCTGGTCCGACGGCGAGGCCTGGGACTGTGACGACTTCTACCTCGCGTGGCTGTCGCAGACCGGCAAGGCCAAGGACGCCGAGGACAACGACATCTTCACCGCGGCGGGCACCACGGGCTACGAGCAGATCGGCAAGGTCGAGTGCCCGAAGCCGACCGAGGTGGTCACCACCTTCGACTCGCCGTTCCCGGACTACAAGAGCCTGTTCGGCATCTCCACTGACATCCTCCCCGCGCACGTGCTGGAGAAGGCGACCGGCGTCGCGGACGTCACCAAGCTGACCCCGACCGGTGGCGACGCCGCCGCGTTGGCCAAGGTGGCCGACTTCTGGAAGACGAAGTGGAACGGTTTCGACGCCGCGCTCATGCCGGGGTCGGCCCAGTACACGATCACCGCCTTCGAGGAGAACAACTCGATCACCCTCGAGCGCAACCCGAAGTGGAATGCCAAGCCCGGTGGCCCGGCCAAGATCGTGCTGCGCGGCATCTCCGACCAGGTGGCCCAGGCCCAGGCGCTGGAGAACGGCGAGGTCCAGGTCAACTCGATGGCCCAGCCCGACGCCAACGCCGCCGAGCGGCTGCGCGGACTCAAGTCCCAGGGCGTGATCTTCGGCGCGGCCAACGGCCTGGCGTTCGAGCACTTCGACCTCAACTTCAAGAACAAGTGGCTGGCCGACCAGGCCGTGCGCAAGGCGTTCATGCAGTGCGTCAACCGCGAGGAGCTGGCCAACAAGCTGATCCGCCCGGTGCTGGAGAACGCCAAGCCGCTGGGCAGCCTCGCGTTCTTCCAGGGCGAGGACGGCTACGTCGACAACTACGCGCAGTACAAGGGCGACGCGGCTGAGGCCAAGAAGACCCTCGAAGGCGCCGGCTACACCTTCGGTGGCGACGGTGTCGCCACCAAGGGCGGCGAGAAGGTCTCGCTGAAGATCAGCCACACCGACATCCCGCGCCGCAAGCAGACCGTCGAGCTGGTCCAGTCCCAGTGCAAGGCCGCGGGCCTGGAGATCGTCGACGACACCGACCCCAAGTTCCTCGCCGACCGGGTCAGCAAGGGCGACTACGACATCGCGCTGTTCGCGTGGTCGTCGGCGCCGTTCAAGTCCAGCCTGAAGTCGATCTACGAGACCAAGGGTGGACAGAACTGGTCGGCCTACACCAACACCAAGGTCGACGCCGCGTTCAAGGACGCCAACAGCAACCTGGACGTGGCCGCGGGGCGCAAGTCCCTGGCCGAGGCGGACAAGATGATCGCCGAGGACAACTACTCCCTGCCGCTGTACCAGCTGCCGAACATGTGGGCGTTCAAGGGGATCGACAAGGTCTATTTCCAGTCGTACAACGGCGCGCTGTGGAACGCCAACGAGTGGGTCAAGACCTCGTAG
- a CDS encoding ABC transporter permease — protein sequence MFRYIIRRLLISVPLLAVGSFLTFLMVSASGNPVAELRAKPGVSEATIRALEAELGLNKPILLRYWDWIVDFVQGDWGTSVALGAARAEVFPEVSRALWVTARLVIGAELLAIVLGVSVGVLAAVKQYSIFDYLATSTAFLMFSMPIFCVAVILKNYGIKFNNVLESLGMDRWLSTVSPAAGGFQGSFGDQVFQYTGTYLLPTLSLMLISFAAYSRFQRASMLETLHSDYVRTAKAKGISQRRVIFRHAFRNAMIPVTTLFSLNAAALLAGAIVTETVFGWKGMGALLVQSVRSFDTPMLMGWLMVTATLVVVFNLVADVMYGFLDPRIRLG from the coding sequence GTGTTCCGTTACATCATCCGACGGCTGCTGATCTCCGTACCGCTACTGGCGGTCGGCAGCTTCCTCACCTTCCTCATGGTCTCCGCGTCGGGAAACCCGGTCGCCGAGTTGCGCGCCAAGCCTGGCGTGAGCGAGGCGACGATCCGCGCGCTGGAGGCCGAACTCGGCTTGAACAAGCCGATCCTGCTTCGCTACTGGGACTGGATCGTCGACTTCGTGCAGGGCGACTGGGGCACCAGCGTCGCGCTGGGCGCGGCGCGCGCCGAGGTCTTCCCGGAGGTCTCGCGTGCCCTGTGGGTCACCGCCCGCCTGGTCATCGGCGCCGAACTGCTCGCGATCGTCCTCGGTGTCAGCGTCGGCGTCCTCGCCGCGGTCAAGCAGTATTCGATCTTCGACTACCTCGCGACCTCGACGGCGTTCCTGATGTTCTCGATGCCGATCTTCTGCGTGGCGGTGATCCTCAAGAACTACGGCATCAAGTTCAACAACGTGCTTGAGAGCCTGGGCATGGACCGCTGGCTGAGCACGGTCAGCCCGGCGGCGGGCGGCTTCCAAGGATCGTTCGGCGACCAGGTGTTCCAGTACACCGGCACCTATCTGCTGCCGACCCTGAGTCTCATGCTGATCAGCTTCGCCGCCTACAGCCGGTTCCAGCGCGCATCGATGCTGGAGACGCTGCACTCGGACTACGTGCGCACCGCCAAGGCCAAGGGCATCTCCCAGCGCCGGGTGATCTTCCGGCACGCGTTCCGCAACGCGATGATCCCGGTGACCACGCTGTTCTCGCTCAACGCCGCCGCGCTGCTCGCGGGCGCGATCGTCACCGAGACGGTGTTCGGCTGGAAAGGCATGGGCGCGCTGCTCGTGCAGAGCGTCCGCTCGTTCGACACCCCGATGCTGATGGGCTGGCTGATGGTCACCGCCACCCTGGTCGTCGTGTTCAACCTGGTCGCCGACGTGATGTACGGCTTCCTCGACCCGAGGATTCGCCTTGGTTAA